Within the Leptolyngbyaceae cyanobacterium genome, the region GGGGATTCGATCGGGAACTGGTGATCGATCGCTTGGGTTTTCCTTCGGTAGAAGCTTATTACGAAGCTAGCAGTCCTCTACCTTTTTTAAGTCATCTGAAAAAACCAACTTACATTCTCTACGCTGCGGACGATCCTTTATTCGATCCGACGATCGTACCCGATCTACAAGCGGCTTGCGCTCCGAATCCTGATATTGATTTGTTAATTACTACTTACGGCGGTCATGTGGGGTATATTAGCAGCCGAGCTTGTCAGCGCCAAGCCAAAGATCCAGACCCTTGGTGGGCATGGAATAGGATTTTAGAATGGTGTGATGGGAACGAGCGATCGAACGCTGCGTTATGCGATCGTCAGACAACTTTTTAAACTGCTACTAGCAAAGCTGCATAGATAGCAGTACCAACAGCAAAAGCCCAAAAGCGACTTTCCCGTTCCTCTGGTAGTTCTTCTTTAAGCACGTTCAGAATTACGCCTCCTGCTAAGAAAGCGAACAGCATTGCCAGCGCAGCTTGGTGGATTTCCGTTACGTAGCCAATTACCCAGCCAACAAAAATTGCAACTGCCAATATCCAGCGACCAATTCGCTTATAGGCATTTTTATGATGTTCGCGCAAACCATAGTCATTAACCACAAAATGTAGTGCCATTGCCATAAAAAATGACAATAAGCTCAAAAACCCGACTTCTTCACGGTGGAGGAGTAAATAACCGATCAGCGCGTTGTAAATAGCAAACGAACTAATGTGTAGCCAAAAGACACCAGCACTTGTAGCGTCCTTCTGTCCTTCCTCCCGATTACGCTGACGGGATAATATGGCAATTCTTTCTAATCCGTAAAAAGCAGCAAAGCCGAAAAGAGCTAAAAGATATACATGATGTTCTAGGAAACTGACGATCGGATGATCTAGCTGTTCGATCGCTGTTTGCCCTTTTTGCAATTCTGGGAAAATGTGAACGAACACATAAGCCACCGATACTCCACCTGCAGCGGAAAGCCAACGACTGCGAGGTATGGTGTGAAGAGTGCGGAGTTTACCCGCATAGATATGTACGATCGCTAAGAAAGCCGCTAACAGAAATGTTAAGACAGCTAGAATAGAACCACTTTCTAAAGGTTGTGAAACTGCTAGCAAAAGCTTTACCAAACTCATTCCACTTTTTAAAGCTGAAAAATATTATCTATAAATTTGCCAAAGATGGAGCATTTAGGTATCTTTCTCAAAGCTGATATTAATTACCTAATTTCACGAGATACTGCTCGAAAGCCTGGATAAAGCCGATCGCTATTTGAATCAAAGGCCACCCGACTAAACAAATCAAAGTTGACCAACGAGTTTTAATATCCAAACCTTGACGCACTGCCACAATTACCGCTAGCAAACTCCAAACAGATAAGAGTAATTCAATTTGTTTTCCTAGCAAAGGGATTACGGTTAAAAAATTTAGTACTTGAGGAGAATAGGCATAGCCGATTGGAATCAATAATTCTTGAAAAGTTACGTCATTTCTTTTAAGCCATTCTGCTATTTTAGAAATACTGAAAGTCCAAAAATAGTATCCTGCCATAATACTCAAGCAGTCAATTAAAAGTGACAAAATTAAAATCGGCAAGGTTGCTAAATTAATCAATAAAATAACACCACTACCAATCGCATGGGATAAAGCTGCTAAACATACGATCGTTAGTGATATTCGTTTAGTTTGAGGAGTATTGCGAGCATTTTCATAAAAGTCTGCTTGCAAAATTAGCGCGTTCCAAATAGTTTTACGTAACCCACTTTTTGATTGACTGCTACTCACGGGCTAATTTAATCCTTTAGGTAGATGACTACTACATCAGTATAAGGTTTCACTAAATATAAACACAACCAGTATTAATTAAATTTCCTTAAATAATTAGTTAACTCATAAAATATTAGATAAATTCCAGATAAAACTATGTTTAACTTATTAGTCAAACTACTTATTTGGCTTCGGAGTGGAAGTTTAAAATTACTGATAATAGCTGGATTATTACTTTTAGCGTGGGGTACTATTTCGCCAGTAGGAACTCTCGTCTGGTGGATACAAGAAGGTGCTGAAAGTTTAGGTATTAAAAAAAATCAATTCAAAAAAATATCTTTACAAAAAACATCTAATTCTCTTACTAAATCTGCCAATATAAACTGTTATATTGTCTTTTTACCAGGAGTAGGAGACTTTTCTGCTAATGAATTAACACCAGGGGAAGAACAATTTTTAAATCGTTTAGAGAAGAGATATCCTAATTGCGTGGCAGTTCGGGATGTTTTCCCCTATTCAGCAGCAAACGAAAGTTTGGGAGGACAAAGATTATTAGCACCTTTATGGCGCTTTGCAGAACGGGCAGATGGTTGGTTAGAAATGGCAGATATTCTGATTAAAATTCGCAATCTTTGGCGATTTGCTATTTCCGCAGACGATCGCTATGGCCCTGTCTACAATCAAGGAATTGCAAGTGCGATCATCGATCGAATGCAAGCAACGCACCCAATTCCATTATCTAATAATCAAACTTTTAAAATTATTTTGATCGGTACTAGCGGAGGCGCACAAGTAGCACTAGGCGCTGTTCCCTATCTTCACGAATGGTTAGATAATGCTGAAATTACGGTAGTTTCTATTGGAGGTGTATTTGCTGGCGACAAAGGTTTCAACGCACCAAAAAATATCTATCATTTGCGAGGAAAAAGAGATTGGATTGAGGATATAGGAGGTATTATTTTTCCATCCCGATGGCCTTGGACTGTGGGTTCTCCATTTAATCAAGCCGTGCTTTCCGGTCGCTATAAAGCATATATTACTGGTCCGCAAGCTCATGATGGTTCTTCTGGTTATTTTGGTCTAGCGCTTTTTAATAAGGATGGAACTACTTATGTAGATTTAACCTTACAAGAAGTAACAAAGTTACCGATTTGGTCGGTCAAGAAGTAAACTTACCAATAAATAAACAAATGATAATCAATCTTTAGTTATAAGATTAATGCAAACTCAAAAATTAAATACTTTATTTCTGTAGGCGGGGGTATATGCTAATTATTATATCTAGCATATAAGAGTAGTAGATATTGGGCTATTGTTGATGGTAGATATGCAAACTCAACCAGAAAAAACTTTAGTTTCTCCAACGAAACAAAGAATTTCTAGCATATTTCGCTGGGTAGGTTGGATTGGTTTTTGGATTGAATTAGGACTAGCAACTTCTGCTGGTTTAGCTTTGTTGTTTTCGATTTCGGGGCGTAACTTCGCCGATGAAACTAATCCCGGAATAGGGGTTGGGATATTTTGGGCTATTGCTGGATTTTTAGCCTTGTGCTTTAGTGTATTTTTAGCTTTCCGTTATACTCGCATTGGCAAACGTTTAGCAAGTCCTAATCCGGTAACCCATCCCAGCAAAGCAGATACCATGCAATTGTTGCGATTGGCGACAATTGTGGGTTTAGTAGGGATATTTTTATGTCTTTTGGGTGGCGGTTCAACGTTAGGAGTAATGGTAGCGAAATCAGTTTCTCAACCGCCAGGGGTAGCGATTACGGATGCCAATAAAATTGTCAGAGCGCTGGATGTTTTTGTGGCAGTAGCAAATGTTAATACGCTGGCGGGTCATTTTGTAGGTATTTTAGCTGCACTGGGATTACTAGATTGGTTGCATCGGGATTAATTAAGACAAAAAGATCGATTAGCGCAGAGAAGATATTTTGCGATCGACATCTCTTGTTTGTGGTCGAGTTCGTTCTTGTAATGCCCAAAGACTAATTAATGCTGCTAGGAAGGCACCAAGGGTATCCATAATTAAGTCTACAATCGTGTCATTCAAATCATTAATTAACTGGGTAGCCCATTCAAAGATCTCCCATAAAGCACCGATACTAATCCCAAAACTAGCAATTGTTAAAATGTACAGTACGCGATGATTGCGAAACAGGTTAAGCATGGGGGTATAAACTAAAAAACTAACTGCCAAGGTAATGGAAAAAGTGGTAAACGCATGGGTAATTTCATCATATGGCCCTGGCTGGTAAAATAAACCCCAAGCCCAACCACCTGCATTTAGTAAAGCAGCTATTACAAATAGGAAATCGAACAGAGTAGGGAGTTGCTGTTCCATTGCAACAAAGGCTAATGAAGCTGATAGAAAGCAAGCAAGTGTAAATGCTGCTAACCAATTACCTTGAAATAAGGTAAATACGAATGCGATCGCCAGGAAAAATTGTCCGAGCCAAGCCGCTATTCGATAACCTCGCCAATTAGTACTCAGCATGATTTTTTCTAATGTATTGGTTAATTTTTTGCGGATACTTTATCTTTCATCCCTCAGTTGATTTTTGACGGGTAAGAGTTTGAATTTCAGCACGTAATGCGGCAATTTCTTCATGTAAGGCAGTAATAGATTTGGTACCTGCGATTTCTGCTCGATCGTTTTCTGCATCGCGACCGATAAAAAAGGTGGCGAGTGTTGCCGTTACGTAGCCAAAAACAGCGAAAGCATACAGCGCCAGTATCAAACAAAGTACTCTTCCCTCTGGAGTTTGCGGCCAATATTCCGATCCCATCGTGGTCATCAGCATGGCCGTCCACCATAAGGCTGCACCGTAATTATGTAATCCGCGCCCATCTGGGGTATTATTTTCAAAGGCATACATTCCCGCTGCGCCGACTAAAATTACGACTAAAGTTAGAGCAGCGATGTAACCGAAACCCCGTCTATCCATACTGGATCTAAGCGATCGCATTCCTCGATTTAACGAAGTAATAACTCGCACCAGTCGTACTCCGCGAGTTGCTCTTAGTAAGCGAAAAACTCGCGCGATTCGGAAAAGGCGCAAGGCTGGTAACATCAGGGAAAGGGCGGTTAGCCAGCTTTGTTTGATATAAGCAATTTTGCGATCGGCTATGGTAAATCTTAATGCGAAATCGAGTATAAAAATAATCCAAATAACGTTGCTAATAACTTCTAAAATGGGATTTAAACCCCAGATTAAATCGACAACTAATAAAGCTAACCATGCTAAACCTAGTAGTAGCATTGGTGTTTCTAGCCAGTCTTCTAGTTGTTCGAGTATTTCACTTCGTTCTTTTTGAAGTTCTTTTCTTTCCTCGGTTGTGTTTAGATCGTTCATCACGTTTTAATTGGGTGTGAGATTGAAGTAAAAAATAAATAAAGCTAATAATTTTTTATCTTTTACTACTTCTTTCTTTTTTTACTACACCCCAAGGTTATATTTGAGAGTTATTCAGAAGCAAGTATTTAAGATTCTTTATTCTGAATTCTGACTCCTGACTCCTGAATTCTAAGTTCTGACTCCTTCATCCGCGATCGTGTGGTTCTAAAAGGTTGTCCATATCTGGGCCTAAAGGAATAATTCCACCGGGATTTAGGGGAAACAGATTGCCGTAATAATCTTGTTTGACGCTTTCGCGATCGCAAGTATTTGCCACCCCAGGCTGTTGATACAAATCCCGTAAATATGGCCCTAAATTTTGATAGTCACGAATGCGTTTGCGGTTGCACTTAAATAAGCCGTAATAAACTATATCAAAGCGGAACAAAGTTGTAAATAAACGCACGTCTGCTAAAGTTAATTTATCCCCACAAAGATATCGGCTATTTGCAAGTGTTGCGTCAATTTCATCTAAAGCTGTGAATAATTCATTGCAAGCTGTTTCATAAGCGGCTTGGGTTTGAGCAAAGCCGCAACGATATACGCCGTTATTAACTGAATGATAAGTTTTTTCGTTCCAATAATCAATTTTTTCTTTGAGTTCTTCTGGGTAAAGATCGAGGTTGGGATTTTTAGCGAACTCGTTAAATTGAGAATTTAACATGACGATGATTTCTGCACTTTCGTTATTCACGATCGTCTTTGTTTGTTTATCCCATAAAACTGGTACGGTGGAACGTCCGGTATATCCTGGTTGTGCCAGTTGATACAGTTCTGCCAGAGTACGACAACCTTCTTCTTCCTGGTTGAATACCCAACCGCCTTCGATGGGTGAAGGAGATACGATCGCAACTGAAATCGCATCTTCTAAACCTTTCAAAGTCCTGACTACCAAGGTGCGATGTGCCCAAGGACAACCCATTCCGACAAATAATTGATAGCGTCCGGTGGCTGGTGGGTAGTTATTTCCTTCTTCTTTTTCGATAAAATTGCGGAATTGGCTGCTGGGGCGAATATATTCTCCTGTTTGATTGCGAGGTGCTAAATTTGACATCATGATTTGCCAGATGGTAGTCCAGACAAATTTTCCCAGCCAGATGATGATTTTGGGCGGAAGAGATTTTCCTTTCTTTTTAGTTGATGTTGTTTTGATATCGGTGTTTTGAGGAAGGTTAGGTTGTGTCATAAGATGATATTAAGAGCTTATCCGAAAAGTGGATATAAATTTTTTTTTACCACAGATGTCCACAGATAAACACAGATGAACACAGATGTAGAGCTAGATCTAAGATGGTATATCAGTATAATCTGATTTTGAGCGATATTTTACTTGTTTGAGGGTGAGATTTTATTTTAAACTGAATTCTATGGACAACGATTTACTTGCTTTTTTGGCTGGTGTTGGTTTTCTCATTATATATCTCATTTTCTCTGCAATGACTGAAATGGGGACAAAATGGCCTTGGCGAAAATAGGAGTTTTATACTTATAGTGAATGTCAGTATGAGGCATGATTTATTTTGACCTTGAATAACATCTGTTTCCACGCAAAAAGGCTACAGAAACATCTGTGTTCATCTGTGTTTATCTGTGGACATCTGTGGTAAAAAATAATCTAAATCCACAACTCAAACATTGCCTAACCGCAACAAAGATAAAACACAATATTTATCGCCAATTTGAATGGGGGTTGCTTCTACATCACAGTCAATAAAACCCCAACCTAAATGTATTTTTTCTTTACCGCTATAAGGTTGTCCACTAACATAAGCGTAGGAAATCAAAGAATTGTGGGGAATCGATTTATCTTTGGGAATAAAACCGCCAGTCCAATCTTTTGTTTGGGTGCGCCACCACACCCGCAGCTTTTTTTGAGGTGAAATTTCTTTGGCAGATAGTTCCTTGACTTCCCTTGGTTTTAACGCACAATGCCACATTACCAAAGCGTAGTTGCCACATCCTTGCTGCATCATTCTTACCATAGTTGCTAGTAGGGAGGTTTGGTAGAGGTTGGCTAGGGATCGCGCTGTATTCAAACAAATCCCCAAATCTCGCAACCGTGGTAAAAAAGACGACTCTGGCATCAGTAAATCTGCTGCACCTCGATCGCATAATCGCTCTTTATACTCTCCACTCCAACTAGGCAAAACACTACCAATTTTCACCTGTTCGTGAGCATCAAAGAGTAATTCCATCAATTCGTGACCTTCTGTAAAGCGCTGCCTTACTATTGGGTCATTTTCTTTAATTAAAATGATTCCCGTCCGACTATCTACCAAAATTCCTTGCTGTTCGTCCAAAGGCGCACGTATGGGTGTTGGCATACCGAAGTGTCGATAGATGCACTCTAGATCGATCGGCGGTTCGTCAATCAATCCCGACTCGCCCCGCAAAAATTCTACGTAGCCGAACACATCCGCCTCGCTACGGAGTGCGCCGCAGCGAGATAAATACGCCTCTCCCGGATGGCGGTAAGGCATCGCGGCTTAACTCCAGTTCGGATCTTTGAGTTCTGAGTAATGAGTTATCCAAAAAGGTTTAGCCATTTGCCTGTTTTCCATAACTCAACTCAAAACTCAAAACTACTGAACCGTCATCTTAATTACGTTATATAGCAGTTCCCATTTTTCCGCTGTGGTGGGTTGCTGTCCTCGATATTTTAATCGAGCCAGCATGATCGTGTCATCGGTTGGCAGTCCGGCTTTTTTGGCAAATTCTGCCAAACTAGGGGGAATATCTGCCAATTCCTCTTGTTTGTCCGTCGTCTCGTCTTTAATGCCCAAAATCGAGGTC harbors:
- a CDS encoding DUF3611 family protein, producing the protein MVDMQTQPEKTLVSPTKQRISSIFRWVGWIGFWIELGLATSAGLALLFSISGRNFADETNPGIGVGIFWAIAGFLALCFSVFLAFRYTRIGKRLASPNPVTHPSKADTMQLLRLATIVGLVGIFLCLLGGGSTLGVMVAKSVSQPPGVAITDANKIVRALDVFVAVANVNTLAGHFVGILAALGLLDWLHRD
- a CDS encoding ion transporter — its product is MNDLNTTEERKELQKERSEILEQLEDWLETPMLLLGLAWLALLVVDLIWGLNPILEVISNVIWIIFILDFALRFTIADRKIAYIKQSWLTALSLMLPALRLFRIARVFRLLRATRGVRLVRVITSLNRGMRSLRSSMDRRGFGYIAALTLVVILVGAAGMYAFENNTPDGRGLHNYGAALWWTAMLMTTMGSEYWPQTPEGRVLCLILALYAFAVFGYVTATLATFFIGRDAENDRAEIAGTKSITALHEEIAALRAEIQTLTRQKSTEG
- a CDS encoding glutathione S-transferase family protein, with the protein product MTQPNLPQNTDIKTTSTKKKGKSLPPKIIIWLGKFVWTTIWQIMMSNLAPRNQTGEYIRPSSQFRNFIEKEEGNNYPPATGRYQLFVGMGCPWAHRTLVVRTLKGLEDAISVAIVSPSPIEGGWVFNQEEEGCRTLAELYQLAQPGYTGRSTVPVLWDKQTKTIVNNESAEIIVMLNSQFNEFAKNPNLDLYPEELKEKIDYWNEKTYHSVNNGVYRCGFAQTQAAYETACNELFTALDEIDATLANSRYLCGDKLTLADVRLFTTLFRFDIVYYGLFKCNRKRIRDYQNLGPYLRDLYQQPGVANTCDRESVKQDYYGNLFPLNPGGIIPLGPDMDNLLEPHDRG
- a CDS encoding ImmA/IrrE family metallo-endopeptidase, coding for MPYRHPGEAYLSRCGALRSEADVFGYVEFLRGESGLIDEPPIDLECIYRHFGMPTPIRAPLDEQQGILVDSRTGIILIKENDPIVRQRFTEGHELMELLFDAHEQVKIGSVLPSWSGEYKERLCDRGAADLLMPESSFLPRLRDLGICLNTARSLANLYQTSLLATMVRMMQQGCGNYALVMWHCALKPREVKELSAKEISPQKKLRVWWRTQTKDWTGGFIPKDKSIPHNSLISYAYVSGQPYSGKEKIHLGWGFIDCDVEATPIQIGDKYCVLSLLRLGNV
- a CDS encoding helix-turn-helix transcriptional regulator produces the protein MDDFAKKVRDRRQQEKLSQQELADRVGISRNYLSQIERGQAKNLSWQLVEKLTSILGIKDETTDKQEELADIPPSLAEFAKKAGLPTDDTIMLARLKYRGQQPTTAEKWELLYNVIKMTVQ